CCATCATGGTCGACTGCATGAGCGACAACCGCAACCGCACCGCCTCCGAAGTGCGTCATGCCTTCACCAAGCGCGGCGGCAACCTGGGCACCGACGGCTCGGTGAGCTATCTGTTCACCAAGCAGGGCATCATCAGCTTCCAGCCCGGCACCAGCGAGGACGCGGTGATGGAGGCGGCCCTGGAGGCCGGCGCCGAGGACGTGGTGGTCAATGACGACGGTTCGCTCGATGTCGTCACCACGCCCGAGGACTTCGCCGCCGTCAAGGAGGCGCTGACCAAGGCCGGTTTCGATACCGAGGTCGCCGAGATCGGCTTCAATGCCGCCACCCAGGTCGAACTCGACGCCGAGACGGCCGAGAAGCTCCTGAAGCTGGTCGAGATGCTCGAAGACCTCGACGACGTGCAGGACGTCTATCACAA
The sequence above is drawn from the Allochromatium vinosum DSM 180 genome and encodes:
- a CDS encoding YebC/PmpR family DNA-binding transcriptional regulator, with amino-acid sequence MAGHSKWANIKHRKAAQDKQRGKVWTKLIREVTVAAREGGGDPGANPRLRLAMDKAFGANMPRDTVERAIKRGAGGTEGENYEEIRYEGYGPGGVAIMVDCMSDNRNRTASEVRHAFTKRGGNLGTDGSVSYLFTKQGIISFQPGTSEDAVMEAALEAGAEDVVVNDDGSLDVVTTPEDFAAVKEALTKAGFDTEVAEIGFNAATQVELDAETAEKLLKLVEMLEDLDDVQDVYHNADISDEIMAALDV